The DNA region GGGCGACGGCGGGTGGCTGCGGGCGTTCCACGCGGTGGTGCCGGAGCTGGTGGCGGCGTTCCGGCCGCAGGTGGTGGTGTCGCAGCACGGCGCGGACACGCACGTGGAGGACCCGCTGGCGCATCTGGCGGTGTCGCTGGACGCGCAGCGCGCGGTGGCCGAGTCGGTGCACGCGCTGGCGCACCAGCACGCGGGGGGCCGCTGGGTGGCGCTGGGCGGTGGGGGGTACGCGGTGACGGACGTGGTGCCGCGTACCTGGACGCATCTGGTGGCGATCGCGGCGGGGGCGCCGGTGGCGCCGGAGACGGCCGTGCCGGAGGAGTGGCGTGCGGAGGTGTACGCGCGGACGCGGGCGGTGGCGCCGCTGCGGATGACCGACGGCCGGCGCGGTCTGGGAGTCGTTCGAGGAGGCCGGTTACGACCCGGCGGACCGGCTGGACCAGGCGGTGATCGCGACGCGGCGGGCGGCGTTCCCGCTGCACGGGCTGCTGCCGTAGGGGGAGGCGCGGTTCGCCACCCTTCGCCACCCCCGTTGTGGGGGTGGCCCTTCACCCGGTCGGGGTGTGTTTGCGGGGTTCACGCACCGCGTCGCGCCGGTGGTGGGGACGATCGGCGCGTGGTGAGTGTCGGCGCGCTGCGCGCGCATCTGGTGGCGGCGGGGCTTGCGGGTCGGGTGGCGACGCCGCGGGAGAAGAGCCTGCGCAGCTACGCCCTGTTCGCGCAGCGCGACCCGCGGCTGACGCTGGGCCTTGACCCGGAGGGGCGGTGGGACGCGGCGCAGTTGCTGGATCTGATGGCCGAGCGGTGCGGGGTGTCGCCGGACCCGTCGTTGCGGACCGGGCAGGACACGATCGATCCGGACTGCACGCTGGCGGCGTTGGATGCGTTCGCCGAGCGGTTGGAGCGGGCGGCGCACGACCGGGCGCCGGTCCTGTTCGGGACGTGTCATCCGGATCGGCTGCTGGGTTTCTACGCCTCTTTGGCCGCGGCGTTGTCGGCGGCGGGTTGTCCGGTGCTGACCCCGGCGTACGGCCGATGCGTGGACGTGCCGACGCAATTCGGCGTACGCCGGCACACGCTGCGCTACGTCGGCGGTGTTGCGGTGGTGCGTCCTGGGGAGGGCGGGGCGGACGGATCGGGGGGCGGGGAGGGTGCGGGCGGGGCGGCGCACACCCATTCGCCGCTGCCGGTGCGGGCGGCGCTGGCGGCCGCCGCGGAGGCCGGGGGTCCGTTTCCCCGGCTGGTGGTGGGGGACCATGGATTCCTCTGCGGCGCAGGTCAGTTGGGCATCGAGGCGATCGGTCCGGGGGACAGCGACGACCCGGCGGTGTTCGTGGCGGAGGCGGAGGGGCGGGTGGCGGTGGCGGTGCCGGTGGGGGACGCCGTACGCTCCGACCAGTATCGGCCACTGACGCGTTATGTGCTGCGGAGGGCGTGGCTCGCACACTAGTCAACCGTTCGCAACTCCTCTTCCCCACTTGCATCATCCGCCCCTAATCTGTGGGGGAGCGCACATGCCTTTTTGGCTGCCGGAGGGGAAGCCGGTGCCGTCATGTGCGGAAGGTTCAGGTGTGTCATGACTGTTACTGAAAGCCGTCCTCTCAACGAGGTCGTGTTCCTCACCGTCGCCGAAGTGGCGGCGGTGATGCGCGTGTCGAAGATGACCGTGTACCGGCTGGTGCACAGCGGTCACCTGCCGGCCATTCGCGTGGGTCGCTCGTTCCGGGTTCCGGAGCAGGCCGTCCACGAGTACCTGCGCGAGTCCTACGTGGGGGTGGAATCTGCCTGAGACGGCCTGCGAGAAGGTCCGGTAACGGGCCGGTGACGGTCTGCGTGGGCCTCGGTTACGCGTGCCACCTCCGGGCGGGTAGGCTTGGCCGACGTAGGTCGTGTGGGCTCGGACGCCCCGCACCGAGTGAAACCGAAGCGAGGGTAGTCGTGGGCTCTGTCATCAAGAAGCGGCGCAAGCGTATGGCCAAGAAGAAGCACCGCAAGCTTCTGAAGCGGACGCGTGTGCAGCGTCGCAACAAGAAGTAGGCGCGCCGGTCGCCGCTCGCCTCGCCCCCTTCTCCGCCGTCCGGGCGGAGGAAGGGGGCTGCGGCGTCTTCGGGGCCGGGTCCTGCGGCGCCCGGGCGCGGTGGTGGCGGTACGGTGGCAGTCCCCGGAGAAGGGCCGTTACGTGGGCAAGGTGGTTCTGGTCACCGGCGTCGCGCGGCAGCTCGCCGGCGCTTTCGTGCGGCGGGTGCAGCGCGAGCCCGAGGTGGGCCGGGTGGTCGCGGTGGACGCGGTGGCGCCCGAGCACGACCTGGGGGAGGCGGAGTTCGTCCGCGCGGACATCCGGCAGCCGGTGATCGGCAAGGTGCTGGCGCAGCACGCGGTGGACACCGTGGTGCATCTGGACGTGAGCGGGACCGCGCTGGGCGCGGGCGGCCGTGCCCAGGCCAAGGAGACCAATGTCATCGGCACGATGCAGC from Actinacidiphila sp. DG2A-62 includes:
- a CDS encoding 30S ribosomal protein bS22 — its product is MGSVIKKRRKRMAKKKHRKLLKRTRVQRRNKK
- a CDS encoding helix-turn-helix domain-containing protein, whose amino-acid sequence is MTVTESRPLNEVVFLTVAEVAAVMRVSKMTVYRLVHSGHLPAIRVGRSFRVPEQAVHEYLRESYVGVESA